Proteins encoded in a region of the Sander lucioperca isolate FBNREF2018 chromosome 4, SLUC_FBN_1.2, whole genome shotgun sequence genome:
- the LOC116049190 gene encoding calpain-2 catalytic subunit-like, translated as MANTAAELARRKAREEDGAGCRDNAVPFNQQSFEQLKSECLQTGSLFCDPTFPAGWDSLGYDELGRYSSKTKGVEWKRPTELCSNPQFIVDGAKRTDICQGELGDCWLLAALASLTLDTQIVNRVVPLKQSFSSQYAGIFHFQLWQYGEWVDVVVDDRLPTRDGKLLFVHSAERREFWSALLEKAYAKVNGSYEALTGGWSIEGFEDFTGGIALSYDLMKAPPSLFNIMRKALMRGSLLGCDISRSHKTEAITGLVKGHAYSITAAEKVHHFGSVVQLLRIRNPWGHLHWTGAWSINSKEWDGVKPKGKRMLDHVADDGEFWMSYSDFLDQFSHLDICNLTPDTLTKKTIKRWSYAAFEGAWRVGSTAGGCRKYPATFCSNPQFFIRLEDIDDDPHDGEDGCTVLIGLMQKDARRERRDLTIGFSIYQVPDEYKGGSGVRLGPDVLLQAQPVALTENTNLREVSKRFKLPPGEYAIIPSTFEPHRAGSFILRVFTEKHAHSRYQ; from the exons ATGGCGAACACGGCAGCAGAGCTGGCCCGGAGGAAGGCCCGGGAGGAGGATGGCGCCGGTTGCCGGGACAACGCCGTCCCCTTCAACCAGCAGAGCTTTGAGCAGCTGAAGAGCGAGTGTCTGCAGACCGGCTCGCTGTTCTGTGACCCGACCTTCCCCGCAGGATGGGACTCGCTGGGATACGACGAGCTGGGACGCTACTCCTCCAAAACCAAAGGTGTGGAGTGGAAACGCCCCACG GAGCTGTGTTCTAATCCTCAGTTTATTGTCGACGGAGCGAAAAGAACGGACATCTGTCAGGGAGAActgg gCGACTGCTGGCTGCTGGCGGCGCTCGCCTCTCTGACTTTGGACACTCAGATTGTGAATAGAGTGGTTCCTCTCAAACAGAGCTTCAGCTCGCAGTACGCCGGCATCTTCCACTTCCAG CTGTGGCAGTACGGGGAGTGGGTGGACGTTGTCGTGGACGACCGGCTGCCAACCAGAGACGGGAAGCTGCTGTTTGTCCACTCGGCGGAGAGGAGGGAGTTCTGGAGCGCTCTGCTGGAGAAAGCCTACGCCAA GGTGAACGGCTCGTACGAGGCTCTGACCGGAGGTTGGAGCATCGAGGGTTTCGAGGATTTCACCGGAGGAATCGCATTGAGCTATGACTTGATGAAAGCTCCGCCCTCCCTGTTCAACATCATGAGGAAGGCGTTGATGCGCGGCTCGCTGCTCGGCTGTGAC aTCTCCAGGTCACATAAGACGGAGGCCATCACCGGTCTGGTGAAAGGACACGCCTACTCCATCActgcagcagagaag GTTCATCACTTTGGTTCTGTGGTGCAGCTGCTGAGAATCAGAAACCCCTGGGGACATTTGCATTGGACCGGAGCCTGGAGCATCaa tTCGAAGGAATGGGATGGAGTTAAGCCAAAGGGGAAGAGGATGCTGGATCACGTAGCTGACGATGGAGAGTTCTG GATGTCCTACTCTGACTTTCTGGACCAGTTTTCCCACCTGGACATCTGTAACCTGACCCCCGACACGCTGACCAAGAAGACCATCAAGCGCTGGAGCTACGCCGCGTTTGAGGGCGCGTGGAGGGTCGGCTCCACCGCCGGTGGTTGCAGGAAATATCCTG ctacCTTCTGCTCCAACCCGCAGTTCTTCATCCGTCTGGAGGACATAGATGACGATCCGCACGATGGCGAGGACGGCTGCACCGTCCTGATTGGTCTGATGCAGAAAGACGCTCGCAGGGAGAGACGAGACCTCACCATCGGGTTCTCCATCtaccag GTTCCTGATGAG TATAAAGGTGGCAGTGGTGTGCGTCTGGGCCCGGACGTCCTGCTGCAGGCGCAGCCGGTGGCTCTCACTGAGAACACCAACTTGAGGGAAGTGAGCAAGCGCTTCAAGCTGCCGCCCGGAGAGTACGCCATCATCCCCTCAACCTTCGAACCGCACCGCGCAGGAAGCTTCATTCTGCGGGTGTTCACCGAGAAACACGCCCACTCCAG ATACCAGTGA